A genomic stretch from Carassius auratus strain Wakin chromosome 35, ASM336829v1, whole genome shotgun sequence includes:
- the LOC113054389 gene encoding myb/SANT-like DNA-binding domain-containing protein 2 — translation MAAPSNAERSPDLSVQLKIPKTEVPSPESEDLSDSNQCHSNPSTPNRFSPLNVGVSLSGGAGRSGSASASNSFSACRGMSWTPSETNALIAVWGNERLAEARMQQLEVAGTVFSGKAPGPAMYERVSRALSELGYERTPSQCRERMKTLRRCYSRVKEHGIGKRKSSYSIEQLEKVFGQGGWDSQSCQPVLINSSGLYQEMESDGSTMEDYSQEDWCNQDLSAAFNEGDIETEDNQLSKPRVLQIRLEPSEHTQRQEVMENVMRILEAVEIKWEHFQTWTDFSRLHLSNKLAIFGVGYNTRWREEIRYHYAEISSQVPLGKRLREYFNPEKPEGRVIMTKVQKMNWKNVYYKFLDITISEARCLELHMEVDWIPITQTRAAGCSDGSQYLLPGGIPKTYGLYAIGHEETRSNSSSSIDDKCSTSQEEEETDHCESLEKDKRTSSIVTYCYLGIAEERTLQQCLFQHFQTSGKHYSRGEPSAITRFLQDNCTSQATEGVLSGLHIYIKFIEVELDFLSAGSLVECLETAIGYSLKLNKKDAL, via the exons ATGGCGGCCCCCAGTAACGCCGAGCGTTCTCCTGATCTATCAGTGCAGCTGAAGATTCCCAAAACCGAGGTTCCTTCTCCAGAATCCGAGGATCTGAGTGACAGCAACCAGTGCCATTCCAACCCCTCCACCCCTAACAGATTCTCTCCTCTGAACGTCGGGGTTTCGCTGTCCGGGGGCGCAGGCCGGAGTGGATCGGCCTCTGCCTCCAACAGCTTCAGCGCTTGCCGAGGCATGTCGTGGACACCGTCCGAGACAAACGCGCTGATCGCCGTGTGGGGCAACGAGAGGCTGGCGGAGGCGCGGATGCAGCAGCTGGAGGTGGCCGGGACGGTGTTCTCTGGCAAGGCGCCGGGACCCGCGATGTACGAGCGGGTGTCCAGAGCGCTGTCAGAGCTGGGTTACGAACGGACCCCATCCCAGTGCCGAGAGAGGATGAAG ACACTGAGACGTTGTTATAGCCGGGTGAAAGAGCACGGCATTGGGAAGAGGAAGAGCAGTTACTCCATCGAGCAGCTGGAGAAGGTGTTCGGGCAGGGCGGCTGGGATTCTCAAAGCTGTCAGCCTGTGCTGATCAACAGCAGCGGGCTCTACCAGGAGATGGAGTCAGACGGCAGTACGATGGAGGACTACTCTCAGGAAGACTGGTGTAATCAGGACCTCTCTGCTGCCTTTAATGAGGGAGACATAGAAACAG AGGACAACCAGCTTTCAAAACCCAGAGTTCTTCAGATACGACTGGAGCCATCTGAGCACACTCA ACGCCAGGAAGTGATGGAGAACGTGATGCGTATCCTGGAGGCAGTGGAGATCAAATGGGAGCACTTCCAGACGTGGACAGACTTCTCCCGCCTCCACCTGTCCAATAAGCTGGCTATCTTCGGAGTAGGCTACAACACGCGGTGGAGAGAGGAGATCCGCTACCACTACGCAGAAATCAGCTCACAGGTCCCTCTTGGAAAACGACTGCGGGAATACTTCAACCCTGAGAAGCCAGAGGGCAGGGTTATCATGACCAAGGTGCAGAAAATGAACTGGAAAAACGTGTATTATAAATTCCTAGACATCACTATTAGTGAAGCTCGCTGTTTGGAGCTGCACATGGAAGTGGACTGGATCCCGATCACACAGACGAGAGCAGCAGGGTGCAGCGATGGCTCCCAGTACCTTCTGCCAGGGGGCATCCCAAAAACATATGGCCTGTATGCAATAGGCCACGAGGAGACAAGGTCCAATTCATCGTCTAGCATAGATGATAAGTGCTCCACGtcacaggaagaggaggagacgGACCATTGTGAGAGCTTGGAGAAGGACAAGAGGACATCATCCATAGTCACTTACTGTTACCTCGGGATTGCAGAGGAAAGGACGCTACAGCAGTGTCTGTTCCAGCACTTTCAGACTTCAGGCAAACACTACAGCCGAGGGGAGCCTTCGGCCATAACCAGGTTCTTGCAGGACAACTGCACCAGCCAGGCCACGGAGGGCGTCCTTTCTGGATTACACATCTACATTAAGTTTATCGAGGTGGAGCTGGACTTTCTCTCTGCCGGATCGTTAGTGGAATGTTTAGAGACTGCGATTGGTTATTCATTAAAGCTCAACAAGAAGGATGCACTGTAG